In Achromobacter pestifer, the DNA window CTCGTTGACCGCGGCCGGCGTGAAGGTGGCGCTGGACCAGCAAGGCAAGCGCAGCGAGCTGGACGTGGAGCGCGTCATCGTCGCCGCAGGCATCGTCGGCAACGTCGAGAACCTGGGCCTGGAACAGAGCCGCGTCAAAGTGGAGAAAACCCATATCGTCACCGACGGCCTGTGCCGCACGGGCGAGCCTGGCGTCTACGCCATCGGCGACGTGGCCGGCGCGCCATGGCTGGCCCACAAGGCCAGCCATGAAGCGGTACTGTGCGTCGAAGCCATCGCCGGCAAGCCCGCCCATCCCATCGATCCGTTGCGCATTCCGGCCTGCACCTATTCGTATCCGCAGGTGGCCAGCATCGGCATGAGCGAAGCCCGCGCCCGCGAGCACGCCGCCAAGAACGGCGGCGACATCCGCGTAGGCAAGTTCACCTTCGCCGGCAACGGCAAGGCGATCGCCATGGGCGAGGATCAGGGATTGGTGAAGACGGTGTTCGACGCCAAGAGCGGCGAGCTGCTGGGCGCGCACATCATCCATCCCGAAGCGTCCGAGTTGATCACGGGCTACGGCGTGGCGGCTGCGCTTGAGGCCACCGAGGAAGACCTGATGCACACCGTGTTCGCGCACCCGACCCTGTCGGAAACGCTGCACGAATCGGTGCTGTCGGCGTTTGGGCGGGCGTTGCACGCCTAGGCGCAAGGCCAGGCGCGGCGCGGCGTCAAATCCGCGCCGCGAAGAAATCCAGGAAACAGGCAATGCGCCGCGACAGCTGCGTGTTGCGGTGATACACCGCGTGCATGGGCTGCAGGTAGTCCGTGTGCGCGGCTTCCATCACCTTCACCAGCCGGCCGGCCTTGACGTCCTCGCGCACCACGAAGTCGGACAGGCAGGCGATGCCCACGCCGCGCACCGCCAGTTGCCGCTGGGTTTCGCCGCTGGACGTCGCCAAGGTCGGCACCGCCAGATAGCTGGACCCGCCCGCGTGGCGCAAGGGCCAGACGTTCAGGCTTTCGGGCTGGGTGAAACCCAGCACTTCATGCGCCGTCAGATCCTCCACCGTCTGCGGCGCGCCGCGCCGGGACACGTATTCCGGACTGGCCATCACCCAGCGCGGTGAGGGCCGCAGCGTGCGCGCATGCAAGGTGGAATCCATCAGCGGACCCATGCGCAACGCCACGTCGGTGCGGTGTTCCATGAGGTCGACGATGCGGTCGTTGCTGGTGAGCTCCAGCGTGATCGCCGGATACTCCCGCCGGAACTCCGCCACCAGCGGCACCACGCAATGCAGCATCACCGGCACCGACGCATCCACCCGCAGGCGGCCCGCCGGACGCTGGTGCACCATGCGCATGCAGTCCTCGGCTTCATCCAGCGAAGCGACGATGTGCCTGGCCTTGGGGAGGAAGTGCTTGCCTTCTTCGGTCAATTCCATGCGCCGGGTGGTGCGGTTGAGCAGGGTGACGCCAAGCTCTTCCTCCAGGCGCGACAAGCCCCGACTGACGCCCGACGCGGTATGGCCCAGCAGCTCGGCGGCGGCGCTGAGGGATCCGGCGTCGACCACGCCTAGGAAGAGCCGCAGCGCGTCAGAGTTGAGGGACATGGGGCTTGCTCCTTGGTTTGTGGGTCGATTGTATAGAGCGAGGGGGTGTTGTCGTGGAGAAGTTGTTGGCTGTTACGTGGTGGAGTTCTTAAGACGCCCGGCGCGGTCTGGGCCTGGGGGAGGCGGGGCAACGATTGCGGTCCGGAGCCTTCGCTCCGGACTCCCCCGTCGTCATCCTCGTTGCCGCCTGCGGCGGCTGCCTTCGGATTCCCTCGGGCTTATCGACGCCCCGCCTCCCCCAGGCCCAGACCGCGCCGGGCTCCGTCGATTTCATCTTCACGTACGCTGGGACGAACGGCTTGCGCGGGGTACTTGCCAGCGGTGGGGGGTGGCGAAAGATCTTGCGGGGTCCGCCCCATGCCGGCCGCCCGGGCGGCCTCTTGGGGCTTACGCGATATCCTGCGGTTGGTGATGACGCTGCGCGCAGTGGGTGCCAGCCCATCATCATTTCGATCGCGATGTGTGACGCAAGACACTGCGTATGCTCCCAAAGGCCGCCCGCGCGGCCGGCCGGGAGCGGGCCCCGCAAGATCTTTCGCCACCCCCCGCCGTTGGTGAGAACACCAAGCACACCAACCACCCCTGCTGACGTCAAATTTCAAACGCTGGAGCCTGTCGCGTCGGT includes these proteins:
- a CDS encoding LysR family transcriptional regulator yields the protein MSLNSDALRLFLGVVDAGSLSAAAELLGHTASGVSRGLSRLEEELGVTLLNRTTRRMELTEEGKHFLPKARHIVASLDEAEDCMRMVHQRPAGRLRVDASVPVMLHCVVPLVAEFRREYPAITLELTSNDRIVDLMEHRTDVALRMGPLMDSTLHARTLRPSPRWVMASPEYVSRRGAPQTVEDLTAHEVLGFTQPESLNVWPLRHAGGSSYLAVPTLATSSGETQRQLAVRGVGIACLSDFVVREDVKAGRLVKVMEAAHTDYLQPMHAVYHRNTQLSRRIACFLDFFAARI